A stretch of DNA from Clostridia bacterium:
CGATATAACTTGTCTTATAATCAAGCCCGTGTAATAATTTTTTCATAATTTCAGGTACATCGTTATTAATCATATTTTTTAACTTCATAGTCTAAATCCCCTTTCTACTGTATATTTCAAAATTTTCGTCTACGTACATGTCCTCTTTAGCACGTTCATAATCGGTTATGTTATTACTTACCATATAATAAAGCATGTAGTATGCTTGGTCTGTATTAATATGCATGTCTTGTTTTATCATGTTAACTATACTAGCAGTATAGTCTTTATACCTTTTATCTTGTGTGTACATTCCCCAGCGGCTCAAAACTGTATCATTAGGCACTCTATCCATTTTATTTTTATATTCTAAATATCGTCTGGCCACTGTCCTCGACCTGCGGCTAATATAGCCCAAGTCGTCAATCGCTAGTAAAACTCTTTGTCTTGTTGATTCTCTAACCCTTTCGGGGTGATTAAGAGCACGTGAG
This window harbors:
- a CDS encoding LacI family DNA-binding transcriptional regulator; this translates as MKHITLKDIAKAAGVSVSTVSRALNHPERVRESTRQRVLLAIDDLGYISRRSRTVARRYLEYKNKMDRVPNDTVLSRWGMYTQDKRYKDYTASIVNMIKQDMHINTDQAYYMLYYMVSNNITDYERAKEDMYVDENFEIYSRKGI